The DNA region GTCACCGAGCTGCTGCCCGAGCTGACGCTGGCCCAGCAGTGGGACCTCACCGTCCACGAGGTCGCCCGCAACGTGCACGCCCACCCGACCCTGGGCGAGGCGGTCAAGGAGGCCATCCACGGCCTCGCCGGTCACATGATCAACATGTGATGACGCGTCCGGTGTGACGGCAGGGCCCCGGCGGGCGGCGAGCGCCCGGCGGGGCCCTGTGCGTGCGCGCTCCGCTCGGACCGGCGCTCAGGCCCGGCCCGTGATCAGGCCGAGGTGGCCGTCGAAGCGCGGGTAGAGCACCCGGCCCCGGCCGCCGGCCGGGAGCACTGTCGAGCGCCCGAAGACCCACCACCCCGGGCCGGCGGGAACGGCTGTGGCGGCTACCGCAGCCGGGTGCGCAGCCAGTCCTTGACCTCCGGGGTGACCTCGTCGGTCATGTCGGCGAACTCGTCGTGCTTGATCAGGAACTTGGCCACGTACGGGCAGACCGGGACGATCCGCTTCCCGGCGGCGCGCACGTCCGTCAGCGCCTCCTGGACCAGCTGCCCGGCCAGGCCGCGGCCGGCGAAGGCCTCCTCGACCAGGGTGTGGTAGAAGACGCGCTGCCCGTCGAGGCCCAGGTACTCGGTGAAGCCGGCGAGTTCGCCGTCGATCCGGATCTCGTACCGGTGCAGGGCGTCCGACCGCTCGACGACGGGGGTGCCGGGGGTGCTCATCGCGGAGGCCTTTCGTTCGCGGGGCCCGTACGGGCTTCTGGTGCGGGGTCAGGGTAGTCCTTGACCGGGGGCCGGGTGGGTCGGGCCCGGCGGGTCGAGGCGAGCGGGCCGGTTGGGCCGGCCGGGCGATGGGCGGAGACCGCAGGGCCGATCCGGGTGCCCCGGCGCGCCCAGCCGCCTAACGTTGGCGGGACGTCGGCGGAACACCGGAGGAGTGGAGGGGCGGGATGCGGGTGCGTTCCGCGAAGGCGACTCGGCTGCCGCCGTCGGGGTCGGGCGTCGCACCGCTGCCGGCGCTGGTCCGGTACGGACACCGCTCCTGGCTGATCCCCGCGGTGCTGCTGGTGGCGGTGGTGGTCGTGGACGCGCTCACGCCCAGGTCGTTCGCGTCCATCAGCTGGCTGGCCCTGGTGCCCGTGGTGGCCGCCGGGCTCTGCGGTCCGGCGGCCACGGTGCTGTTCTCCTGCCTGGTGGTCGCCGCCTACCCCGCCCTGGACAGCATCTGGGCCAAGTCCCAGGGGATCGAGGACTTCCTCCTGGTGGTCGCCGGAGGCGTCCTCGCGCTGCCGCTCAGCGTCTTCCGGGCCCGGGCCGCCACCTATGTCCGCCACCTCCAGGGCGCCGCCGAGGCCACCCGGCAGGTGGTGCTGCGCCCGGTGCCGCCGGGCTGGGGCGGAGTGGACTCGGCGGCCCGCTACCTGGCCGCGGACGTCGAGGCCCGGGTGGGCGGCGACTTCTACGACGTGGTGGCCACGCCGTACGGTGCCCGGGTGGTCCTCGGCGACGTCCAGGGGAAGGGACTGCCGGCGGTCTCCGCGGCGGCGGCCCTGGTCGGCTGCTTCCGGGAGGCCGCCTTCCGCGAGGCGGACCTGGCGACCCTCGCCGCCCGGCTGGAGGAACGGGTGCACCGGCACAACCTGCTGGCCTCGCGGCTGGGGGAGCCGGAGGAGCGGTTCGTCACCGCGGTGGTCATCTGGTTCCCCGAGGACGCCCCGGAGGAGATCGAGCTGGTCAACTTCGGCCACGACAGCCCGCACGTGCTGGGCCCGGCCGGCGTCCGGCAGCTGCCGCAGGGCAACGGCGTGCCGCTCGGGCTCACCCAGCTGGCCGACGGACTGCCCGCGGTCCAGCGGCTGCGGCTGGGCCGGGACGAGACCGTCCTGATCGTCTCGGACGGGGTGACCGAGGCCCGGGACCGGCAGGGCACCTTCTTCGCCCTCCGGTCGCAGCTGGAGGAGCTGGTGCGGCGGTCCGGGGCCACCGTGCCCGAGCACTTGGTGGAGGCCGTCGCCGCCGCCGTCGTCCGGCACACCGGCGGTCGCCGGACGGACGACACCGCGCTGCTCGCCGTCCGGCGCAGCGTCGGTGCGGACTCCGGCTGAGCGCAGCGCAGGCGGTGGGTGCGCGGTCAGCCGGGGAGGGAGGCGAGGGCCGCGGCCAGCCGCCGGGCCGCCTCACCGGCGACCTCGGCCAGGCCGCCGTCGGGGCCCGCCAGGGTGACCAGGGTCTGCGGGTCGACGGCCTCGACCACGGTGGCGTCGCCGTCCCGGCGGACCACCACGTTGCAGGGCAGCAGCAGCCCG from Kitasatospora cathayae includes:
- a CDS encoding GNAT family N-acetyltransferase codes for the protein MSTPGTPVVERSDALHRYEIRIDGELAGFTEYLGLDGQRVFYHTLVEEAFAGRGLAGQLVQEALTDVRAAGKRIVPVCPYVAKFLIKHDEFADMTDEVTPEVKDWLRTRLR
- a CDS encoding PP2C family protein-serine/threonine phosphatase; translation: MRVRSAKATRLPPSGSGVAPLPALVRYGHRSWLIPAVLLVAVVVVDALTPRSFASISWLALVPVVAAGLCGPAATVLFSCLVVAAYPALDSIWAKSQGIEDFLLVVAGGVLALPLSVFRARAATYVRHLQGAAEATRQVVLRPVPPGWGGVDSAARYLAADVEARVGGDFYDVVATPYGARVVLGDVQGKGLPAVSAAAALVGCFREAAFREADLATLAARLEERVHRHNLLASRLGEPEERFVTAVVIWFPEDAPEEIELVNFGHDSPHVLGPAGVRQLPQGNGVPLGLTQLADGLPAVQRLRLGRDETVLIVSDGVTEARDRQGTFFALRSQLEELVRRSGATVPEHLVEAVAAAVVRHTGGRRTDDTALLAVRRSVGADSG